A DNA window from Kitasatospora atroaurantiaca contains the following coding sequences:
- a CDS encoding ABC transporter ATP-binding protein, which translates to MTTVESTEELLKVTGLTKHFPITQGLMRRQVAAVHAVDGIDFTVHSGETLGVVGESGCGKTTTGRLIVRLEEPTGGRIEFEGRDITHLSRGAMRPLRRDIQMIFQDPYSSLNPRHTVGTIVGAPFRLQKVQTEHGVKKAVQDLLELCGLSPEHYNRYPHEFSGGQRQRIGVARALALRPKMIVADEPVSALDVSIQAQVVNLLDDLQSELGLTYLIIAHDLSVVRHVSDRVAVMYLGKIVEIGGRESVYAGPMHPYTVALMSAVPVPDPERRERRERILLTGDVPSPIKPPPACRFHTRCWKAQQICREVEPPLRELKPGHKVACHFPENL; encoded by the coding sequence ATGACCACCGTGGAGAGCACCGAAGAGCTCCTCAAGGTGACCGGTCTGACCAAGCACTTCCCGATCACCCAGGGGCTGATGCGCCGCCAGGTGGCTGCCGTCCACGCCGTGGACGGGATCGACTTCACCGTGCACTCCGGGGAGACGCTGGGTGTCGTCGGCGAGTCCGGCTGCGGCAAGACCACCACCGGGCGGCTGATCGTCCGGCTGGAGGAGCCCACCGGGGGGCGGATCGAGTTCGAGGGCCGGGACATCACCCACCTCTCCCGGGGCGCGATGCGGCCGCTGCGCCGGGACATCCAGATGATCTTCCAGGACCCGTACTCCTCGCTGAACCCCCGGCACACCGTCGGGACCATCGTGGGTGCGCCGTTCCGGCTGCAGAAGGTGCAGACCGAGCACGGCGTCAAGAAGGCCGTGCAGGACCTGCTGGAGCTCTGCGGTCTGAGCCCCGAGCACTACAACCGCTACCCGCACGAGTTCTCCGGCGGCCAGCGGCAGCGGATCGGTGTGGCCCGCGCGCTGGCGCTGCGCCCGAAGATGATCGTGGCGGACGAGCCGGTCTCGGCACTGGACGTCTCGATCCAGGCGCAGGTGGTCAACCTGCTGGACGACCTGCAGAGCGAGCTCGGGCTGACGTACCTGATCATCGCGCACGACCTCTCGGTGGTCCGGCACGTGTCGGACCGGGTCGCGGTGATGTACCTCGGCAAGATCGTCGAGATCGGCGGGCGCGAGTCCGTCTACGCCGGTCCGATGCACCCCTACACGGTGGCCCTGATGTCGGCCGTCCCCGTGCCGGACCCCGAGCGCCGGGAGCGGCGCGAGCGGATCCTGCTGACGGGCGACGTCCCGTCACCGATCAAACCGCCGCCTGCCTGCCGCTTCCACACGCGCTGCTGGAAGGCCCAGCAGATCTGCCGTGAGGTCGAGCCGCCGCTGCGCGAACTCAAGCCGGGCCACAAGGTCGCCTGCCACTTCCCCGAGAACCTGTGA
- a CDS encoding ABC transporter ATP-binding protein has product MKHQPAVERHPEVVSGFLRVIGLRIHFDTDDGLVKAVDGVSFALERGRTLGIVGESGSGKSVTSLGIMGLTYSKRARISGEIWLDGEELLAAGPDRVRRLRGHKMAMIFQDPLTAMHPLYSIGQQIIEAYRVHHPDASKKDARSRAVEMLDRVGIPQPDKRVDDFPHQFSGGMRQRAMIAMALVNDPSLLIADEPTTALDVTVQAQILDLIRDLQQEFGSAVIIITHDLGVVAELADEILVMYAGKCVEKGPAKLIFTAPEHPYTWGLLGSMPRLDREIQDRLIPITGNPPSLIRLPAGCAFNPRCPYASRNGDRSFTEVPELTDAAGTAHLVACHLLPGERHRIFTEEIAPRL; this is encoded by the coding sequence ATGAAGCATCAACCTGCCGTCGAGCGGCACCCGGAGGTCGTCTCCGGCTTCCTGCGGGTGATCGGCCTGCGGATCCACTTCGACACCGACGACGGTCTGGTCAAGGCCGTGGACGGCGTGTCCTTCGCCCTGGAGCGCGGCCGGACGCTCGGCATCGTCGGCGAGTCCGGCTCCGGAAAGTCCGTCACCTCGCTCGGCATCATGGGCCTGACCTACTCCAAGCGCGCCAGGATCTCCGGCGAGATCTGGCTGGACGGCGAGGAGTTGCTGGCGGCAGGACCGGACCGGGTCCGGCGGCTGCGCGGCCACAAGATGGCCATGATCTTCCAGGACCCGCTGACCGCGATGCACCCCCTCTACAGCATCGGGCAGCAGATCATCGAGGCCTACCGGGTGCACCACCCGGACGCCTCGAAGAAGGACGCCCGCAGCCGCGCCGTCGAGATGCTCGACCGCGTCGGGATCCCGCAGCCCGACAAGCGGGTGGACGACTTCCCGCACCAGTTCTCCGGCGGCATGCGCCAGCGCGCGATGATCGCCATGGCTCTGGTCAACGACCCGTCCCTGCTGATCGCCGACGAGCCGACCACCGCCCTGGACGTCACCGTCCAGGCGCAGATCCTGGACCTCATCCGGGACCTCCAGCAGGAGTTCGGCTCGGCCGTCATCATCATCACCCACGACCTCGGCGTGGTCGCCGAACTCGCCGACGAGATCCTGGTGATGTACGCCGGGAAGTGCGTGGAGAAAGGCCCCGCCAAGCTGATCTTCACCGCGCCCGAGCACCCGTACACCTGGGGGCTGCTCGGCTCGATGCCGCGGCTCGACCGGGAGATCCAGGACCGGCTGATCCCGATCACGGGCAACCCCCCGAGCCTGATCCGGCTCCCCGCGGGCTGCGCCTTCAACCCGCGCTGCCCGTACGCGAGCCGCAACGGCGACCGGTCCTTCACCGAGGTGCCCGAGCTGACCGACGCCGCCGGCACCGCCCACCTGGTGGCCTGCCATCTGCTGCCCGGCGAGCGGCACCGGATCTTCACCGAAGAGATCGCACCGCGGCTGTAG
- a CDS encoding ABC transporter permease has translation MGAYIVRRLIAAVLLLVIVTAITFAIFFLVPRLAGESSTQLAAQYVGRDPSPEALAAVEKNLGFDQPLYVQYWHFVHGIVAGRTFQFGPDASHCDVPCFGYSFKSHLPVWPQITSRIPVTLSLAIGAALLWLVTGVAIGVLSALKRGSFFDRFSMGIALAGVSLPIFFTALISLALFSYKWPIFANLHYVGFSENPLEWAKNLVLPWVTLAFLYSALYARLTRAGMLETMSEDYIRTARAKGLTERQVVVRHGLRAALTPIITIFGLDLGLLLGGAVLTETAFSLPGVGQYAVQAITENDLPKIMAVTTLAALFIVVANLVVDILYVALDPRVRYR, from the coding sequence GTGGGCGCGTACATCGTCCGCCGCCTCATCGCGGCGGTGCTGCTGCTGGTCATCGTGACGGCGATCACCTTTGCGATCTTCTTCCTGGTGCCCCGGCTGGCCGGCGAGAGCAGCACCCAGCTCGCCGCCCAGTACGTCGGCCGCGACCCCAGCCCGGAGGCGCTGGCCGCCGTGGAGAAGAACCTCGGCTTCGACCAGCCGCTCTACGTGCAGTACTGGCACTTCGTGCACGGCATCGTGGCCGGCCGTACCTTCCAGTTCGGCCCCGACGCCTCGCACTGCGACGTCCCCTGCTTCGGCTACTCCTTCAAGTCCCACCTGCCGGTCTGGCCGCAGATCACCTCGCGGATCCCGGTGACCCTCTCGCTGGCCATCGGCGCGGCGCTCCTCTGGCTCGTCACCGGAGTGGCGATCGGCGTGCTCTCCGCCCTCAAGCGCGGCTCGTTCTTCGACCGGTTCTCGATGGGCATCGCGCTGGCCGGCGTCTCCCTGCCGATCTTCTTCACGGCGCTGATCTCGCTGGCGCTGTTCAGCTACAAGTGGCCGATCTTCGCGAACCTGCACTACGTCGGCTTCAGCGAGAACCCGCTGGAGTGGGCGAAGAACCTCGTCCTGCCCTGGGTCACCCTCGCCTTCCTGTACTCGGCGCTCTACGCCCGGCTCACCCGTGCGGGCATGTTGGAGACGATGAGCGAGGACTACATCCGCACCGCACGGGCCAAGGGCCTGACCGAGCGCCAGGTGGTGGTCCGGCACGGCCTGCGCGCCGCGCTCACCCCGATCATCACCATCTTCGGCCTCGACCTCGGGCTGCTGCTCGGCGGCGCGGTGCTCACCGAGACCGCCTTCTCGCTGCCCGGCGTGGGCCAGTACGCGGTCCAGGCGATCACCGAGAACGACCTGCCCAAGATCATGGCGGTGACCACCCTGGCGGCCCTCTTCATCGTGGTCGCCAACCTGGTGGTGGACATCCTGTACGTCGCCCTCGACCCGCGGGTGAGGTACCGATGA
- a CDS encoding ABC transporter substrate-binding protein, which produces MRRSRTTSVLAGAAALLLAATACSSGKSSTSAAGVHAVGATYNAGLNGVVNASTHQGGTVTYQLSSTPDSMDPGNTYYAFMWDFSRLYARALTTFQPAPGQDGLKLVPDLASGLGTPSDGGKIWTYHIRPGLKYSDGSPITTKDVKYAIERSNFAPAVLSNGPTYFSQYLVDNSPKYQGPYQDKTGGLNSIETPDDTTIVFHLSQPFADFDYLVANPQSAPVPQAKDTGADYVKNVVSSGSYMFQSYQDGVGATLVRNPNWSADSDPIRKQYPDKIVVQFNIAQTTVDQNLIAGNATLDLAGAGIAAATQATALSNSTQKAHIDDAQSGALAYVAISTAVPPFDNPACRKAVEYAIDRLSAQTATGGDVHGDIATTILVPTVSGYVPYDQYATTDHKGANSPDGLAAAKAQLAQCGQPGGFSTNLSARSDRPNEIALAQAVQASLKLVGINVSIQQYPSGKYFTDNAGAPAFVHSHGIGLMMMAWAADWPTGYGFLEQIIDGKTIKASGNSNLSELNDPAINQMLSAAIGNTDSAARVKAWGDIDKAAMEKAPLVPLLYRKDPLYRPDSATNVFVTPAYGMYDYLNIGTK; this is translated from the coding sequence ATGAGGAGATCACGAACAACCTCCGTCCTCGCGGGCGCCGCAGCCCTGCTGCTCGCCGCCACCGCCTGTTCGTCCGGCAAGAGTTCGACGAGCGCCGCCGGCGTCCATGCCGTGGGCGCGACCTACAATGCCGGCCTCAACGGCGTGGTCAACGCCTCCACCCACCAGGGCGGGACGGTCACCTACCAGCTGTCCAGCACGCCGGACTCGATGGACCCGGGCAACACCTACTACGCCTTCATGTGGGACTTCTCCCGGCTGTACGCGCGTGCCCTGACCACCTTCCAGCCCGCGCCCGGACAGGACGGCCTCAAGCTGGTGCCCGACCTGGCGAGCGGCCTCGGTACGCCGAGCGACGGCGGCAAGATCTGGACGTACCACATCCGCCCCGGCCTGAAGTACTCCGACGGCTCGCCCATCACCACCAAGGACGTGAAGTACGCCATCGAGCGCAGCAACTTCGCGCCTGCGGTGCTGTCCAACGGGCCGACCTACTTCAGCCAGTACCTGGTCGACAACTCGCCCAAGTACCAAGGCCCTTACCAGGACAAGACCGGTGGGCTCAACTCCATCGAGACCCCGGACGACACCACCATCGTCTTCCATCTGAGCCAGCCGTTCGCCGACTTCGACTACCTGGTCGCGAACCCCCAGTCGGCTCCCGTCCCGCAGGCCAAGGACACCGGTGCGGACTACGTGAAGAACGTGGTCTCCTCCGGCTCGTACATGTTCCAGAGCTACCAGGACGGCGTCGGCGCCACGCTGGTCAGGAACCCGAACTGGAGCGCCGACAGCGACCCGATCCGCAAGCAGTACCCCGACAAGATCGTGGTCCAGTTCAACATCGCCCAGACCACCGTCGACCAGAACCTGATCGCCGGTAACGCCACGCTCGACCTCGCGGGCGCGGGGATCGCGGCCGCCACCCAGGCCACCGCCCTCAGCAACTCGACGCAGAAGGCCCACATCGACGACGCCCAGAGCGGTGCACTCGCCTATGTGGCGATCTCCACCGCCGTACCGCCGTTCGACAACCCGGCCTGCCGGAAGGCGGTCGAGTACGCGATCGACCGGCTGTCGGCCCAGACCGCGACCGGCGGCGACGTGCACGGCGACATCGCGACCACCATCCTGGTGCCCACCGTGAGCGGCTACGTCCCGTACGACCAGTACGCGACCACCGACCACAAGGGTGCCAACTCCCCGGACGGCCTCGCGGCAGCCAAGGCACAACTCGCCCAGTGCGGACAGCCGGGCGGTTTCTCCACCAACCTGTCCGCCCGGTCCGACCGGCCCAACGAGATCGCGCTGGCGCAGGCCGTACAGGCCTCGCTGAAGCTGGTCGGGATCAACGTCTCGATCCAGCAGTACCCGTCCGGCAAGTACTTCACCGACAACGCCGGTGCTCCGGCCTTCGTCCACTCGCACGGCATCGGCCTGATGATGATGGCCTGGGCCGCCGACTGGCCGACCGGCTACGGCTTCCTGGAGCAGATCATCGACGGCAAGACCATCAAGGCCTCGGGCAACAGCAACCTGTCCGAGCTGAACGACCCGGCGATCAACCAGATGCTGTCCGCGGCGATCGGCAACACCGACTCCGCGGCGCGGGTGAAGGCCTGGGGCGACATCGACAAGGCGGCCATGGAGAAGGCACCGCTGGTGCCGCTGCTGTACCGCAAGGACCCGCTGTACCGGCCGGACAGCGCCACCAACGTGTTCGTGACGCCGGCGTACGGCATGTACGACTACCTCAACATCGGCACCAAGTAA
- a CDS encoding ABC transporter permease, with product MTTPLDVTGSAAEAQPEAVLSGMGEAIQGRSLGQIAWMRFKRDKVAVAGGIVVICLMLLAVLSKPIEWVFNLDPNAFHQNLIDPILLRPKGALGGISWDHPLGVEPQFGRDLLARIVEGAWVSLAVAFGATILSVAIGTVMGVIAGYYGGWIDTVISRLMDIFLAFPLLLFAIALSASLQGGAFGLHGLTLHISVLIFVIGFFNWPYMGRIIRGQTLSLREREFIDAARSLGARGPYILFKEMLPNLVAPIIVYSTLLIPTNILFEAGLSFLGVGIQPPQASWGGMLSQAVGLYQADPEFMIVPGLAIFITVLAFNLLGDGLRDALDPRSN from the coding sequence ATGACGACGCCCTTGGATGTCACCGGCTCAGCTGCCGAGGCGCAGCCGGAGGCCGTTCTGTCCGGCATGGGGGAGGCGATCCAGGGCCGCTCGCTCGGCCAGATCGCCTGGATGCGCTTCAAGCGTGACAAGGTCGCCGTGGCGGGTGGGATCGTCGTCATCTGCCTGATGCTGCTGGCCGTGCTGTCGAAGCCGATCGAGTGGGTCTTCAACCTCGATCCGAACGCCTTCCACCAGAACCTCATCGATCCGATCCTGCTCCGCCCCAAGGGCGCCCTGGGCGGGATCAGTTGGGACCACCCGCTCGGCGTGGAGCCGCAGTTCGGACGTGATCTGCTGGCCCGGATCGTCGAGGGTGCCTGGGTGTCGCTGGCGGTGGCCTTCGGTGCGACGATCCTGTCGGTCGCCATCGGCACCGTGATGGGGGTGATCGCCGGCTACTACGGCGGCTGGATCGACACCGTGATCAGCCGGCTGATGGACATCTTCCTGGCCTTCCCGCTGCTGCTCTTCGCGATCGCACTCTCCGCCTCGCTGCAGGGCGGCGCCTTCGGACTGCACGGGCTGACCCTCCATATCAGCGTGCTGATCTTCGTGATCGGCTTCTTCAACTGGCCCTACATGGGCCGGATCATCCGCGGTCAGACGCTCTCGCTGCGCGAGCGCGAGTTCATCGACGCGGCCCGCAGCCTGGGCGCCCGGGGCCCGTACATTCTGTTCAAGGAGATGCTGCCCAACCTGGTCGCGCCGATCATCGTGTACTCCACGCTGCTGATCCCGACCAACATCCTGTTCGAGGCGGGCCTGAGCTTCCTGGGGGTGGGCATCCAGCCGCCGCAGGCGTCCTGGGGCGGCATGCTGAGCCAGGCGGTCGGCCTCTACCAGGCGGACCCGGAATTCATGATCGTCCCCGGTCTGGCGATCTTCATCACGGTCCTCGCCTTCAACCTGCTCGGCGACGGCCTCCGGGACGCCCTGGACCCGCGGAGCAACTGA
- a CDS encoding NHLP bacteriocin export ABC transporter permease/ATPase subunit: MTSVHPQAATGAWPGDLVVGAMGGLGMPVDCASTRSLPLEGPHVLWLVVDGAMDLFAVDAVSQGRWHFLGRLETGTVLLGPVDGSQHTLVGRPLQGCVLRRIQLRELFKPEYSYDNQAGYYQESYQAGYHHQAGFHQQEVLSPLEDAFARGVGRGLRVLFETPVDGGPLGQGREAADDDIPWMSVAPGSLQYGAAFSPEWASELLIDGALWQRMVNQQTRLLFALDRWIEQLERAHEDRTAAGIKAGEAVRAQADQALLASISRSGRARAGRATGDDDATLAACRLVAAAAGITVTAPTESGTANDRLSAVERVALSSRFRTREVKLTGRWWRENAGPLVGHRARTGAPVALLWRRGGYEAVSPTTGGRSRISAENAEDFEPRAVMFYRPLPEQPLPVWRLLRFSLRGTRTDLRSLILGGLVAVVLGAMVPIATGQVLGVYVPNAENSLIVQTSLAIVATTVVSAAFMLLENVSILRMEGRIEATLQPAVWDRLLRLPTKFFAERSTGELATAAMGISAIRRVLSGISSVAVQAGTVGLVNLVLLLWFSVPLAMTALAMLVVIGAVFLVLGLWQLRWQRRLIVLGNKLNNQAFQTLRGLPKLRVAAAESFAYAAWAREFARSREMHRRVGRIKNLITVLNAVYLPSCTLIMFMLLAGPARGTLSASSFLTFNTAVTMVLTSVTQLTGALLSAASVLPLYEQIKPVLDEVPEVRGGSTAPGTLSGEIEVKDLSFRYAEDGPLVLDKVSFRALSGEFVAIVGASGCGKSTLLRLLIGFDRPASGGVFYDGQDLAALDQAAVRRQCGVVLQNAQPFTGSILDCICGAEMFSPEEAWEAAEMAGLAEDIKRMPMGMHTVLSDGGGTVSGGQRQRLMIAQALIRHPRILFFDEATSALDNETQRIVIESTRKLRSTRIVIAHRLSTVMDADRVIVMADGRVVQQGPPAELLADTGGLFHELVRRQIR, encoded by the coding sequence GTGACATCCGTTCACCCTCAGGCGGCCACCGGCGCCTGGCCCGGCGACCTGGTGGTCGGTGCCATGGGCGGCCTGGGCATGCCGGTCGACTGCGCGAGCACGCGCAGCCTGCCGCTGGAAGGGCCCCACGTGCTGTGGCTGGTCGTGGACGGCGCGATGGACCTGTTCGCGGTCGACGCCGTCAGCCAAGGGCGTTGGCACTTCCTCGGCCGGCTCGAGACGGGGACCGTGCTGCTCGGTCCCGTCGACGGCTCGCAGCACACGCTGGTCGGCAGGCCCCTGCAGGGGTGCGTGCTGCGCCGGATCCAGCTCCGCGAGCTCTTCAAGCCCGAGTACTCGTACGACAACCAGGCCGGCTACTACCAGGAGAGCTACCAGGCCGGCTACCACCACCAGGCCGGCTTCCACCAGCAGGAGGTGCTCAGCCCGCTGGAGGACGCCTTCGCCCGCGGCGTCGGACGCGGCCTGCGCGTCCTCTTCGAAACGCCCGTGGACGGCGGCCCGCTGGGGCAGGGCCGGGAAGCGGCCGACGACGACATCCCGTGGATGTCGGTGGCCCCCGGCAGCCTGCAGTACGGCGCCGCGTTCAGCCCGGAGTGGGCGAGCGAGCTGCTCATCGACGGCGCGCTGTGGCAGCGCATGGTCAACCAGCAGACCCGGCTGCTGTTCGCGCTCGACCGCTGGATCGAACAGCTCGAGCGTGCTCACGAGGACCGGACGGCAGCCGGCATCAAGGCCGGTGAGGCCGTCCGCGCCCAGGCGGACCAGGCGCTGCTGGCCTCCATCAGCAGGTCGGGGAGAGCCAGGGCCGGCCGGGCCACGGGGGACGACGACGCGACCCTCGCCGCCTGCCGCCTGGTGGCGGCCGCGGCCGGGATCACGGTCACGGCGCCCACCGAGAGCGGCACGGCGAACGACCGGTTGAGTGCGGTCGAGCGCGTCGCGCTGAGCTCGCGGTTCCGTACCCGCGAGGTCAAGCTCACAGGGCGCTGGTGGCGGGAGAACGCCGGCCCGCTGGTCGGCCACCGTGCCAGGACCGGAGCCCCGGTCGCGCTGCTGTGGCGCCGCGGCGGGTACGAGGCGGTGAGCCCCACCACCGGTGGACGGTCGAGAATCAGTGCGGAGAACGCCGAGGACTTCGAGCCCCGCGCCGTCATGTTCTACCGCCCGCTGCCCGAACAGCCGCTTCCCGTATGGCGGTTGCTCCGCTTCAGCCTGCGTGGCACCCGGACGGACCTGCGCAGCCTGATCCTGGGCGGCCTGGTCGCGGTCGTCCTCGGGGCGATGGTGCCGATCGCGACCGGCCAGGTCCTCGGGGTCTACGTGCCGAACGCCGAGAACAGTCTCATCGTCCAGACCTCGCTGGCGATCGTGGCCACCACCGTCGTGTCCGCCGCCTTCATGCTGCTGGAGAACGTCTCCATCCTGCGCATGGAGGGTCGCATCGAAGCCACCCTGCAGCCGGCCGTCTGGGACCGGCTGCTGCGGCTGCCGACGAAGTTCTTCGCCGAGCGCTCCACCGGAGAGCTGGCCACCGCGGCGATGGGCATCAGTGCCATCCGCCGCGTGCTGTCCGGCATCAGCTCGGTGGCCGTACAGGCCGGCACGGTCGGCCTGGTGAACCTCGTGCTGCTGCTGTGGTTCAGCGTGCCGCTGGCCATGACGGCCCTCGCCATGCTGGTCGTCATCGGCGCGGTGTTCCTCGTGCTGGGTCTCTGGCAGTTGCGCTGGCAGCGCCGGTTGATCGTGCTCGGCAACAAGCTCAACAACCAGGCCTTCCAGACGCTGCGCGGACTGCCCAAGCTGCGCGTCGCCGCCGCCGAGAGCTTCGCCTACGCGGCCTGGGCACGTGAGTTCGCCCGCAGTCGGGAGATGCACCGGAGGGTGGGCCGGATCAAGAACCTGATCACCGTCCTCAATGCGGTCTATCTGCCGTCCTGCACGCTCATCATGTTCATGCTGCTGGCCGGCCCGGCCCGCGGGACCTTGTCGGCGAGCAGCTTCCTCACCTTCAACACCGCCGTGACGATGGTGCTGACCTCGGTCACCCAGCTCACCGGTGCGCTGCTCTCCGCTGCCTCCGTCCTCCCTCTCTACGAGCAGATCAAGCCGGTGCTCGACGAGGTCCCCGAGGTTCGCGGGGGCAGCACGGCGCCCGGGACCCTCTCCGGTGAGATCGAGGTCAAGGACCTCTCCTTCCGGTACGCCGAGGACGGGCCGCTGGTGCTCGACAAGGTCTCGTTCCGCGCGCTGTCGGGCGAGTTCGTGGCGATCGTCGGAGCCAGCGGCTGCGGCAAGTCGACCCTGCTCCGTCTGCTCATCGGCTTCGACCGGCCGGCCTCGGGCGGTGTGTTCTACGACGGCCAGGATCTGGCGGCCCTCGACCAGGCGGCCGTCCGCCGTCAGTGCGGAGTCGTCCTGCAGAACGCGCAGCCGTTCACCGGCTCGATCCTGGACTGCATCTGCGGCGCCGAGATGTTCTCGCCGGAAGAGGCGTGGGAGGCCGCCGAGATGGCCGGCCTGGCCGAGGACATCAAGCGGATGCCGATGGGCATGCACACCGTCCTCTCCGACGGCGGCGGCACCGTCTCCGGCGGACAGCGGCAGCGTCTGATGATCGCCCAGGCCCTGATCCGCCACCCGCGCATCCTGTTCTTCGACGAGGCCACCAGTGCCCTGGACAACGAGACCCAGCGCATCGTGATCGAGAGCACCCGCAAGCTGCGCTCCACCCGCATCGTGATCGCCCACCGGCTGTCCACCGTCATGGACGCGGACCGGGTGATCGTCATGGCGGACGGCCGCGTCGTCCAGCAGGGCCCGCCCGCCGAGCTCCTCGCCGACACCGGCGGGCTGTTCCACGAGCTCGTCCGGCGTCAGATCCGGTGA